AAGACCTTCTCTGTCTCACTCAGCCCCAACTCTTCGTCCACCTGCCTCCTCGAGGAGCATGTCTCCAAAGAAGCTGACTACCTAGTAATGAAGTTCCTGCAACTGATGGAAGAAGAGAAGAGGTTTGACCCATATCGGTACATGGTGGTCTCTGTGGCCAATGTCATCTGTGCCATGTGCTTTGGCAAGCGTTATGACCATGATGACCAGGAGCTGCTCAGTATGGTAAACCTGAACAATGAATTTGGGGAGGTGGCTGCCTCCGGCAACCCTGCAGATTTCATCCCAGTGCTCCAGTATCTCCCTAGCCGCACCATGAAAATTTTCAAGGATCTCAATAAGAGGTTTGACTCCTTTCTGCAGAAGATTGTTAAGGAGCACTACAGCAGCTTTGATAAGGTAAccgcagggccggtgcaaccatttaggcaacctaggcagtcacctagggtgctaggattgggaagtggcattttctttggcagtgaccgcggcagctggatcttcagccgccccggtaGCCACTGGCATTCAGGcggagggagttggggcaggggagcgcggggagggatgcctgcagcaagtaagggggggcacacaggggaactccccgccccagctcactcctgccccgcctcctccccgagcacgccgtggccccttcacttctcccacctcccaggcttgcggcacctatgctgattggcaccacaagcctgggaggcaggagaagtgaagcagcgacggcatgctcggagtggaggcggagcaggggtgagctggggcggaagggggcctcagggcagggggggagctgccgcgtggggggtgcctcaggttggagggggggcgcctcagggatgggggagggcacaaggtggaagtttcgcctagggcgtgaaacatccttgcactggccctgagtaACTGGCTTGGAGGCGACTCATTTGCATCGGTTTTCCTGCTCTGTCCTTCATTGTCTGCTCATTATCTTTTCTCTGTTGCTTTCTGGCTCAAGCAAATATCAGTTGAAGCAGAGGTTAGAGAAGAGGTAGTGGAGATCGTGCACCATCTTCTCTCTAGCCAAATAGTATTTCTCCCACCGAAACGTTGCAAATTAAAACCCAATTTCTTACAAACAGACGACTTAGAGGCATTGATTGCTATATTTTGCTATAATTGCTAAATGTTTTCAATTGATTATAATACTTTTTTAAATCTAAGTTTCATAGCTGCTGTAGGAAGTAATATAGTTCTCTCTATTATCATAACTTGGGACAAATAGCATTATCTGTTGGCTAATAACTGCAGGGGAGAAAAGCTTATTTGCACCTCTGAACCTGCAGTATAATCATGCTTTGGAGTTCACACACTTGTGTCAATGAGGCACTAGACTTTCCTCCCTCCAGCAGTGGACTGTTCCTATTTAACTGCCTTAGTGTTTTGGAATTTGGTACCCTTTGCAACCTGTGGACTTTCCTATTTCAGGACAATATTCGAGACATCACTGACTCCCTGATTGGGCATTGTCAGGAGAAGAAAGTGGATGAATCTGCCAAAATTCAACTCTCTGATCAGAAGATTGTCAACATTGTCAATGACCTTTTTGGAGCTGGTAAAAATACTTGCATTCAAATCAAAGCAATTCCAGATGTTTTGGTTCCAATTTATCCTCAGGCCTTTGATTCATGCAACTCTCATTCTCTGAGGCGTAAAGGATACTTCAGTTAAATTTTTACAAACTGAAAGCTTGGAAGTTCTTGAATAAAGTCTTTGGCAATTCAGTCCCCCTGAAGGACTTTGTAGGAACTGTAGCCGTGAAACAAGTTCTCAAGAGACAGTTGTGTACTGCTGTTTAGTGTTGACAATCCAGAGCTGGGATGATAAAActactagagatgggcctgaactaaaatTTTTGATTCAAACACCCTTGAATTTAAGTTGTGGCACATCCACATTTTTGATTAACCTCACAGTGTTGATAAAACAAAAAAGCACTGCTGCTAACATTAACAACATGCAAAATTGGCCAAGAAATGATGAAAATCTAAAGTCATGGGGTTGTAAATTTCCTTTGACTCGTCTTCACATGATGACTAAATGCTTTTACTTTGTGTCTATCCAGGTTTTGACACTGTGACAACTGCATTGTCTTGGAGTCTCATGTATCTTGTGACATATCCAGAAATTCAGAAGAAGATTCAGGAAGAATTAGGTAGGTTCATGCTTTCAGTTATAAAAGTTTCAAGGTCTGTCTTGAAGGCTGGGTTCCAAACAACTTCCTCCACTCTAACCTGTAGATCAGATGATtggcagagagaggagacccagacTGTCAGACCGCCCCATGCTGCCTTATACAGAAGCTTTTATCTTAGAGATGTTCAGACATTCCTCCTTCCTGCCCTTCACCATTCCTCACTGGTAAGTGCTGTAACTGTCAAGGCTGGTTtgtgcccccttttttttttttttttgtgctgctCGGTGAGAACGGTCTTCTGACTCAGCCCCCTTCCTGTGCAGACTAACACAGAATTCTTTACCTTGTTATCCCCTTAACCACCTCCCGATATGAAGCCAAGTAACCCATACTCCTCTGTGGGAATAGTGCAAAAGGCACCCTCACTCCTCAAGGTGAATGAGGGGGGGAATACATTTGAATTAATTATTCAAACCCTTCCTGTAGCCTTATCTATATGTGGGATTAACTCCAATTCAGCAACTGATGTAGCTGTGATGCAAAGGGTGGCTTTAGTTGGGGTTTGTACTGGTGTAGCTGCACTGGTTGTTGTTAGCAAGCTGCTGAATCCCAAGTACAGTTAGTTTCACTTCAGACCCTCCAATTCACCTGATGCAGGGCCATTAAGAGCTATAGCACAGTGTCTTAATGTTTTCTTCTCTTCCTTGGGACAAACCATGTCACCTGATCACTTCTACAGGCATTTGTTTCCTGTGACAGGAACTTTGTTTGCTAGTAACGTGAGTTTGAAAGTTCTCCATTTCCCAGAAATGTTCACAATTAACACTGCAAGTACAAACAAGGATGGGCATCACCTAACACAAGTCCGAGGAATGCAAATAAGATGCATAAAACAGGACACTTCTCTAGAACTGTCACCTCACTTTGATTCACCTGAAAGGGGCCTTGCAGCTTTTTTAAACTTAAGACAACCCCTGTTTCTTTCAGCACAACGAAAGACACAGTACTGAATGGCTACTTCATCCCGAAGGATCTGTGTGTGTTTATCAACCAGTGGCAAGTCAATCACAATGAGTAAGTTCAGTCAGACCAAATAAAATGAGTTGGTGCTAAAATTGTTCCAATGCCTTTATATCAATAAGCCAAACCTAGGTGAGTCTGTAAACAGGTTGAAGTTTGtatgtttcttttcttttggggtgggggcggagtGACCTCACTGAGGATTTACTGTACGACTGGTAAACAATGGGTCTTTAGTCTCTTCACTAACGCTAGTAGAATTCCATGGATTCGAATGGAGTTCTGACTTTCAACCTTGTGAGAGGTGAACTGGGACCAGTGTGGCTTTTAGATACTAATGTTTTAGCCTTTCCTTGCACCCATATGCCACAGTAACTAATGTTGTTCATAGTGGGCCCGCAGGTAGCAGCTAGACTAGGTTTAACCTAGTTTAAGGAAagccatgcctcaccaatcttgCAATTCTTTAGGGGAGTCAACAAACATTtggataagggtgatccagttgatattgTAAGCTTGGATTTTCagagcttttgacaaggtccctcaccaaaggcacttaaggaaactaagtagccctgggataagagggaaggtcctctcatggatcagaaaCTGGTGAAAGAGTAGGAATAAtgggtcagttttcacaatggagaggtgAACAGTGGGTCACCCAAGAATTTTTACTGGGATTTGTGCTATTCAACATGTTGTTCTGGAAAAGGGGGCAAAGTggcaagtttgcagacaatacaaaattattcaagatataTCCAAAGCTGAATGCAAAGAGTTAGAggtatctcacaaaactggatgaatgggcaacaaaatggcaaatgaaatccaACGTTGATAAGTGCAcagtaatgcatatgggaaaatcccgtttctctctccttctctaaATTAGATGTTACCACCAAACAAAGATCTAGGTGCCACcacagatagttctctgaaaatttcCATTCAATGCACAGCAATGATCAAAAAGACTAACAGTATGTTAGGGACTATTTAGGAAGGgataaaaaaagacagaaaatatcatcatgctGCTATATAAATCGATGGTGTACTCACTCCTTGAATACTATGTCCATTTGTggatgccccatctcaaaaagtcTATAGTAGAACTGGAAAAGCTTCAGAGAGGGGCAACAAAGATGACAAAAGGGTATGGAATGACTTCCATACCAGAAAAGACTAAAAAGATTAAGGCAGTTCTGCTTAGAAAAGATATGGTTAATGGGGGAGGAAAtgacaggtctataaaatcatgaatggtgtggagaaactgAATAGGGAAATGTTGTTGTTTCTCCTTTTACACAACACAAAAACCAAGGGTCTCCCAATGATATGAATAGATAGCAGGTTTAACACCAAGTGGAAGTacattttcacacaatgcacaactaacctgtggaactcactgccattggatgttgtgatggccaaaagtataactgagtttaaaaaaaaaactggataGGTCCATTATGGATGGTCTGGGATTCAACTGGTTTTTCCAGGAAAATTTCAAATTATGAAACCTCAAatcatcattttaaaaataaaattgagccCATTAATGACTTGTTTTCCCCTTAGCTGAAACTATATTGCCTTTGGTCACTAACATAATGGgttaaattcatccctggtgt
The nucleotide sequence above comes from Mauremys reevesii isolate NIE-2019 linkage group 10, ASM1616193v1, whole genome shotgun sequence. Encoded proteins:
- the LOC120374160 gene encoding cytochrome P450 1A5-like, with protein sequence MKAAMSPVGSQGIISVTEILIASAVFCLTFMVIRSFRQQIPKGLKRLPGPRGYPLIGNVLELGSNPHLTLTQMSQTYGDVMQIQIGTRPVLVLSGLDTIKQALVKQGEDFMGRPDLYSFRNIGDGQSLAFSTDSGEVWRARRKLAQNALKTFSVSLSPNSSSTCLLEEHVSKEADYLVMKFLQLMEEEKRFDPYRYMVVSVANVICAMCFGKRYDHDDQELLSMVNLNNEFGEVAASGNPADFIPVLQYLPSRTMKIFKDLNKRFDSFLQKIVKEHYSSFDKDNIRDITDSLIGHCQEKKVDESAKIQLSDQKIVNIVNDLFGAGFDTVTTALSWSLMYLVTYPEIQKKIQEELDQMIGRERRPRLSDRPMLPYTEAFILEMFRHSSFLPFTIPHCTTKDTVLNGYFIPKDLCVFINQWQVNHNEKLWKDPSIFNPERFLNAEGTEVNRAESEKVMTFGLGKRKCIGESIGRWEVFLFLTILLQQLEFSVCDGERADITPQYGLTMKHKRCEHFQIKQRFEVKKSG